From one Flavobacterium sp. N502536 genomic stretch:
- a CDS encoding radical SAM/SPASM domain-containing protein, which yields MDTIKTSTRYRVRDDYETATPVHVVWEITLACNLKCSHCGSRAGKVRPGELTTEQCFGVIDSLKRLGTREISIIGGEAFLRKDWIEIIERIHQSGIECSMQSGAYNLNEERIISAKKAGINNIGVSIDGMPDTHNKIRGRRDSFEHAVNCLALLKKHNITSSVNTVITKRSKNEMNELLDVLIENNVKNWQIQLAVAMGNAVDHSEELIVQPYELIDFYDDLIVIYRKALAHNILIQAGNNIGYFGPYEHIWRQGNEKYYTGCSAGHTGIGIEADGKIKGCPSLPTSAYTGGNVKDMALEDIWKYSEEMVFSRYRNKEELWGGCKGCYYESSCLAGCTWTSHVLFGKRGNNPFCHHRALELKKKGLKERIRKIQEAPGESFDMGLFEIIVEDENGVIVEIQSPTSEAPIQVTGPIARVPRIPKALKLCNGCDNYVYEEEEVCSFCNSDVKKVNEEYAAKMEAAKRSLEKLEFLMMK from the coding sequence TAAGACCGGGCGAATTAACTACGGAACAATGTTTTGGTGTTATTGATAGTCTTAAACGTCTTGGTACAAGAGAAATTTCCATCATAGGCGGGGAAGCTTTTTTAAGAAAAGACTGGATTGAGATCATCGAAAGAATCCATCAAAGCGGAATCGAATGTTCGATGCAGTCGGGCGCCTATAACCTAAACGAAGAACGAATCATTAGTGCTAAAAAAGCAGGAATAAATAATATAGGTGTTTCTATTGATGGAATGCCGGATACTCATAATAAAATAAGAGGAAGAAGAGATTCTTTTGAACATGCCGTTAATTGCCTGGCACTCCTTAAAAAACACAATATCACTTCGAGTGTCAATACCGTAATTACAAAAAGAAGCAAAAATGAGATGAATGAGCTTTTGGATGTTTTGATTGAAAATAATGTAAAAAACTGGCAGATCCAACTTGCTGTTGCTATGGGAAATGCTGTAGATCACTCGGAAGAATTGATTGTTCAGCCTTATGAATTAATTGATTTTTACGACGACCTCATCGTCATCTACAGAAAAGCATTAGCGCATAATATTTTAATACAGGCCGGAAATAACATTGGTTATTTTGGACCGTATGAACACATCTGGAGACAGGGCAATGAAAAATATTATACAGGATGTTCGGCTGGACATACAGGAATAGGGATTGAGGCAGACGGTAAAATAAAAGGCTGCCCATCATTACCAACAAGTGCCTATACGGGAGGAAATGTAAAAGATATGGCGCTGGAAGACATCTGGAAGTATAGCGAAGAAATGGTTTTCTCCAGATATAGAAATAAAGAAGAATTATGGGGTGGCTGTAAAGGCTGCTATTATGAATCTTCCTGTCTGGCAGGCTGTACCTGGACAAGTCATGTACTGTTTGGTAAGAGAGGGAACAATCCTTTTTGCCATCATCGGGCTTTAGAATTAAAGAAGAAAGGCCTTAAGGAACGAATAAGAAAAATACAGGAAGCACCAGGCGAATCTTTCGATATGGGACTTTTTGAAATTATAGTGGAAGACGAAAACGGAGTAATCGTAGAAATACAATCCCCAACAAGTGAAGCTCCAATTCAGGTTACTGGCCCTATTGCCAGAGTACCACGAATTCCAAAAGCACTGAAATTATGCAATGGATGTGATAATTATGTTTATGAAGAGGAAGAGGTTTGCAGTTTTTGCAATAGCGACGTGAAAAAAGTAAACGAGGAATATGCCGCAAAAATGGAAGCCGCAAAACGCTCACTGGAAAAACTGGAATTCCTAATGATGAAATAA